TTCCCAACATGCGTGACGGGCTACGTCAGTGAGAGGGATTAACACACACCCAAAGAGCTGTGGGGTGTTTTCTACCGGATCGAGTCTGTAATTTTCGTCCCCGGGGCCTAACCGACGGCAGGGAAGCCGATCGAACTCAGAACGGGGCTTCCGTCTCCCCCGCGCCGGGCGAGTCGGCGCTCCCTTCGGCCTTGCCGATCACCACTCTGAACTCGCCGGGTGCTTTCTGCCGGTACGCCCAGCGGAACTCCGGACCGGCCTCGGCCTCGAACTGGTGGTACAGCGGCTTCGGATCGTGGTCGTTCACCAGCACGAATCCCTCACCCGTCGCCAGTTCGTCGTACGCGTCGAAGATCCGTTCGTGACGCTGGGCCGGCGGCAGGTCCCGGACGTCGAGTTCCTCGGTGATCTCGATTTCGTCGTCGCCCGCCGACGACGGCGCCGCGTCCGCGTCGGTGCCGGACGATCCGTCATCCCCACCGGCGTCCTCGCCCTTCGTCACCTGTACGCGGCAGCGACCCGGTTCGGACTCGACGACCTCCCAGGTGAACGAGTCGCCGTAGCGCTGGCGGAACTCCTGGTGGAGCGGTCGCGGCTCGTGGGGGGCGATCAGTTCCATCGTCCCGCCCTCGGGGATCATCCCGTACCGGTGGTGGATCGTGGGGTGGCGTTCCGGCTTCGGGATGTCGCGGACGTCGTACCGCGTGACGACGTCCTCGTCCGCCGCGTCGGACTCGCCGGTCTTGGCGACCTCGACGCGCCACTCGCTGCCCTGGCTCGCGTACTCCCAGTCGACCACGTCACCGTGCATCGACCGGAGTTCGTGATACAGCGGCTTCGGGTCGTGGTCGTTCACCAGCACGAACCCCTCGTCCGCTCCCAGTTCGTCGAAGATCCCGAGGAGCGCCTCGTGTCGCCGCTGGGGTTTGAGGTCGCGGACGTCGATGGTCCCGAGCGTGCCGTCGAGGGACTCGCCCACGGTCACCCGGAGTTCCCGCGGTTCCGCGTCGGGGTCGGCGTACTCCCAGTCCAGCGCGCGATCGCAGTCGATCTGATAGCGAACCAGGTGCGGGTCGACATCTCGATCGGCGACGATCTCGAACTCGTCGCCGGAGTCTGCGCGCTCCAGTCGATCGAACAGGCGCTCGCGGCGTTCCGTCTCCGGCCAGTCGCGGACGTCGACGTCCGTGGTCATGCGCCAATGGTATCGGAGCGAACAGTTGAGAACTGTGCCGAAGGGATTCGGTTTCCGCCACGCCGGCGACGGGAACTGGCCGGTCCGGCGATCGGTTTACAGAACCGCCGCCTGCAGAAACCCGACGAACAGGACCGCGAACCCACCGATCTCGCCGACGATTAGCAGCCACATCGATCCGTGGACGACGACCGGCGGGAGTTCGAAGCGGCCCAGGACGTGTGGCTTACGGAACTGGTTGTCCGTATCCTGCAGCACGCCGTGGACGACGTAGGTCCCGATGGCGAACACGAAGAAAAAGAGCGTGACGCCGACCGCGAGGAGTTCGAGCCACTGCGGGAACTGACTCACAAGGGCGAACTGGTACAGTATCAGCGCCGCAAAGGAGTACAATAGCGACGCCCGGTGGGCGGTGTTGACGTAGTAGTGTGCGCTCGTGTCCTCGCTCGCGCACATCTGTGCGTACTTCCAGACGCCGGTGACGAGTCCGACCATGAACAGTCCGCCGCTCGCGCCGAGTGCCAGCGTCGCCGACGACTCCATCACCGGTCAACCCCCTGGTACATTCGTTCGACAGTCATGTGTGCGCATATACTGGTCTGACAGGTAAGGAGTACGGTCGAACGCGTTCGAGTGCCGACGGCTCCCCAGGACACGACCACGACCGCCCTGGAGATTCTCCGCGAGCTGCGGGGCGGAATGGGACCCGAGGACGAACCGCTCGTCGTGACCGTCACCGACGTGACGAGAGCCGTCCCGACCGAGAGGGACCACGCGTCCTCACGGGCGGCCGAATGACCAGGATTCGAGGGTCAGTCGACGTCGAAGCTAAACTCGGGTTCCTCCGGAATGTCGAAGCTGAATTCGGGTTCTTCCTCGATGTCGAAGCTGAATTCGGGTTCCTCCGGAATGTCGAAGCTGAATTCGGGTTCTTCCTCGATGTCGAAGCTGAACTCGGGCTCCTCCTCGTCGATGTCGAAGTCGAACTCCGGCTCTTCTTCGTCTACGTCGAAATCGAATTCGGGTTCCTCGTCGTCCACGTCGAACTCGAACTTCCGTCGGTCGTCGTCGTGGTCGTCGTACTCGTCGTGATCGTCGTCTTTCCCGTCCTTCTCGCCGTCCCCCTTGCCATCCTCGTCGTCGGCGTGGTCCTCGCAGTCGACGCGGGCCACTCGGTCGCCGTCGTGGTAGACGCAGACGCCCTCGGGTGGGTGGTTCAGGTCCGAGACCTCGACGGAATACTCGATGGCGACGCGCTCGTGCGTGCAGTCCTCGGAGTCGGCGACGGTCTCGACGTACAGCGAGAGTTCGCCGTCCTCGCGGCCGTAGTCGGCCAGTTTCGCGGTGTGACAGGATTTCTCGCCGACGATCAGGCCGCGGACGGTCGTGGGCGTCCCGCAGTCGACGTCGACCTCTTCCTCGGCGTCGTCCGCGTCGGTTCGGCGGTCCTCGACCTCGAAGTCGACGTCGAACTCGCCGGCCAGTGCGGTCCCGGTCGCGCCGCCCAGTAGGCCGACGGACAGGGCACCCGCGCCCGCGTAGCGGAGCAGTGTTCTGCGTTGCATCGGTCCGAGGTTTCGTTCGACGATACCCCGTATGAAACCAGTTCTCACGGGCAAGCAAGCGGGTGCAAGACGGGCGGGAGACGCTGCTGACGGTAACCAAGCCGTCGCTACGCCGGGACTGGTCGGATGCGAACGGCCGGGAAACGGTCGCGAGTGCAGCCAACCGGGGCGAAGCGCGCGGACGGGTGTGGTCGGTCCCGGGCCATGTCGTCGCGAGCCGAAACCGATCGGGTGGCGACCGGCGCGCAGACCTCGGTGTGCGGATCGATCCTCAGGCTTCCAGCCACCAGCCGAGGAGTTTCTGGGCGTCCTCGCGGTCGCCCGGAGACCGTTTCTTGCTGTCGGCGTACTCCTTGTCGTCGAGGACGTTGCGTTCGAGGTTGTCGCGGGCGCCGCGGATGGCCGGGGCCGCGCCGTACTCCTCGCCCGTGCCGGCGAAGCGGCCCTTGTTCGTGAACAGGCGGATGGTCGCGCGGACGAGCGGCGTCCCGCGCTGGCGCTCGGTGTGGGCCTGGAGCACGACGTAGGCCTCGATGAGGTCCATCTCGGCGTACTTTTCGTCGATCTCCTCGACGAGTTCGGCCACCTCCTCCCGGGACATTCCGGTGAGCAGGTCCACGCCGAAGATCTGGATCCGGAACGGCTCCGCCTCGGTCCAGGTGAGCGAGCGGACCACGTCCGTCATGGTCAGGATGCCCACCGGCTGGTCGTCGCCGTCGACCACCACGAGCGAGGCGAACCCGTTCGAGAGCATCTCGTCGGCCGCCGCCTCGAGGGAGGTGCTCGGGGTGATCGTCGCGACGGGGACGTTCATCACGTCTCTCGCGGGCAGGTCCAGCAGGCGGTCCTCGTCGCCGGCGCGTTCGCCGAAGCCGCCGTGCGACTGGAACGTGTCGTTCGAGCCGCCACCGTCGTGGCCGTCGAACCCCTCGTGATCGCCGCCCTGTTGCTTGCTGGTCGAGCGGACGATGAAGCCCACCAGATCGGCGAGGCTCACCATCCCGAGAACCTCACGGCGGACGCCCCCGCCCGCGTCCGTCTCGTCGATCACGGGGACCCTGGAGATGCGGCGCTCGCGGACAGTGTTGATCACCTCGCCCATGGTCGTCTCCGGCCCGATCGAGATCAGATCGCGGGTGTAGACGTCGTCGACGTCGAGCGCGTCGAGGTTGGGCTGGACCGCTGCGACGAGGTTCTCGGCGGTGACGACGCCGCGGAAGGTTCCGTCCTCGAAGACCGGCAGGGTCGAGAGTTCGCTCTCGATCATCAGCCGCGCGGTCTCGCGGACGTCTTCGGTGGGCTCGATCCGCGGCGGATCGTCGCGCACCACGTTCGCGACGCGCTCGTCCGGGTCGTGTTTCGACGCGAGGAGCTGGCGCCGGTTCACGACGCCGACGAACCCGTCGTCGTCGGTGACCACGACGACCCGCGCCGCCCGGTCTGTGAACGCGCTGACGAGCTTGGCGACCCGGGTCGACGCGTCGATGGACGGAAACTCCGTCGTGAGAATGTCGGTGCAGTCCATCGACCGACGGGACGCGACGGAGACGTTTCAACGCCCTGCCGTCGCATGCAAACACGCCCCCGGCACGTGCAGGCAGCCACACGTTCGGCGAGAAGGGGTGAATCGACCGAGTGATTTCGAGCCACCAACGACCGGTGTCGCGCCGGTCGTTCGACGAGCTATCATAATTATTATATTCGCGCCTCAGAGCCCGCTCCGTCCGACAGTTTCACTTTCACTCCGCATGGGTCGCCTACATATCCCTCCAGGTTCTCACTGTGGGTAGAGGGCGATCAGCCCTCCCGTGTCACACGCTCCTTTCGATGCACAACACCACCAGCGAGAGTCTCGGGTCCTGTCCGGACTGCGAGACGCCGATACCGGTACGGTACCTGCTCATCCGGTACGAACGGGGAGACGATACCGCGGGGTACGCGACCTGTCCCGACTGCGAGATCCCGGTTCGTCCCGTCTGAGATACCCGGACCGTGGCTTCATGCCCGAGGCCGCCGTACTGATTTCCAACCGTGAGTACACCCGCACACCGCTGTGCCGGCTGCGGCGCACTGCTCGAGTCCGTCGACGAACTCGACCGCCAGACCGGGACGGCCGGCCGATCCTGGTCGTGTACCTACTGCGGAACGTCGGTCCCGGGCATCGTCGGGGAGAAACTCAGCCACCGTCGGGACGGCTCGGCGACCGATCGCCGGTCCTGAGCCGGCGACCGTCGGCTGAAGTATTCACACGTAGGAAATAAGTACGACCGCGGAGTGGCTTCGAACATGCCAGAGGCAGGCAGAGAGACGCAGTTCACGGAGTCGGAAGTGCTGGACGTGTTCACCGGACGCGAGGACTACGCGGAACCGCTGACGGCGACGGAGGTGGCGGAGCGACTCGAGTGCTCGCGCCGGACGGCGCTGAACAAACTGCACGCGCTCTCGGAGAAGACCGAAGTCACGAGCAAGAAGGTCGGCGGTCGGAGCCGCGTCTGGTGGATTCCCGTCCACGTCGATAACTGAAAAATCCGCGTCAGCGACGGTGCCGCTCAGTGGACCCAGAGTCCGTGTTCACGCCGGGCGTGCTCCAGCAGTTCTTCCGTGGAGTCGAACTGCTCACCGCAGCCACACGAGTGGTAGGCCATCGAGTGCTGGCGTGTCGCCATACGGGAGTACAAACACCACGGAACGTAATAACTGTTTGTGCGAGCTAGCTCGTCGAATTCGGCCGTAAACGTCACTCACAGACGTCCTCGAGGCCCCATTCGGTCGCTCGCTCCCGGGCCTCCTCGCGAGCGCGTTCGCGGATCGCCTCGATCTTCCGTTCGTCCTCGAGGAACGCCTCGACGGCGCTCTCCTGGCCCGGCTCACCCTCGTCCGGTGTGGTGCGGTCGCAGAGGTGGTCCTCGGGCGCCCTGTCCCGCGTCCGGGCGGCGAGCTCGGGGTCGCCGGCCAGCCGTTCGGCGGGCATCCCCGGGGGCACGCGGAGGGCGGTCGCCTCGTGGAGGTCGGCGAGGACGTCTGCCGCCAGCGCGACGAGTTCCAGCCGGTAGGGGCCGGGCACCGCCAGGTCCGCGAGCGCGGGCGGGCCACCGCGGTCGGTCTCGGTGTGGTAGCAGAGGACGGGAACGCCCTCGGCGAAGGTGAGTACGCCCCTGGCGTCGGCGGCCAGAAGCAGCGTCTCCTGGGGCTCGAGGACGGCGTAGCCGGTGAGGTCGCGGTCGAGGGCCGCCGCGAGCGCGCGGCCGGGGTCGTCGACCACCCGCGAGTGGACCAGCCGTCCCTCGGGGAGTTTCATCGTGGATCCGGGATCACGGCGCTCCGGAAGCGAGCGGCCACGTCGTCGGCCTCGCCCGACCGGACGTCGAGCGTCCGGGCGGCCTCGCGGTAGGCCGCGGCGGCCTCGGTCGCCGGGGCGTGCGCGAGCAGCGGTTCGCCGGCGCGACGGGCCTCGCGGGCGGCGTCGCTGTCCGGGACCGTCGCGAGCGTCGGCCCGTCGAAGTACCGCCGGGACTTCTCGGCGACCGACTCCACGTCGTCCGGTTCGGTCACCTTGTTGAAGATCGTGCCCGCGGTCTCCGTCCCGTAGGAGTGGGCGTACTCCTGGACTTTCAGCCCGTCCGAGAGCGCCGGGATGGTGGGCTGGAGGACGACCACGACCCGGTCGGCCAGCACGATCGGCAGGACCGCCGACTTCGAGCCCAGCGTGGCGGGCGAGTCCAGGAGGATCACGTCGGTGTCGGCGGCGAGGGTGGCGACCACCTCGCGCAGGCGCTCGGGTTCGGCCGCCTCGAAGCCCGCGAGGCTCGTCCCGCAGGGGACGACGGACATCCCGAACCGGTCGTAGACCGCTGCCTCGACGGGCGCGCCGCCCGCGACGAGCACGTCGTGCAGCGTCGTGTCGACCGACGAGAGGCCGGCGTGAAAGAGCAGGTTCGCCATCCCCGTGTCCGCGTCGATGACCGTCACGTCGTACTCCTCGGCCAGCGCCATCCCCAGCGCGAGCGTGCTGGTGGTCTTGCCGGTGCCCCCTTTCCCGCTCGCGACCGCGAACGCCTCGACCATTACCGGCAGGTGGCCGCGGTTTCACATTTAAACCTACGCATCGCGGTCGACGGGCGCTGGCGACGAATCAGAATCCGATCGGAGCCAGGTCGAGGTGCTCGCGGAGGAGCGCCGCGGCCCGGTCGGCGGCCGCGTCGATCCCGCCGTCAGCGCTGTCCGCGACACCGCCGTCGGCCGGACGATCTAGGCCAGCGTCCGCGAACACCGCGTCGAGGAACGCCTCGCGGACGATCCGGTTCTCGAACAGGCCGTGGAGGTAGGTTCCGAGCACTCGCTCGATCGCGGCTCCCTCGGCCGCGCGCTCGCCATCGGCGGGGAAGGGGCGCTCGACCTCACCCGTCAACCGGGTTCGGCCCATGTGGATCTCGTAGCCGGTGATCGAGCCCGCCGCGCCGGCCAGGGGACCGACGCCCCGCAGTTCGCGGGCCACCGGCTCGACGTCTTTGGCCGTCTCGAAGCGCGTCTCGACGGGGAGGAGTCCGAATCCGTCCACGACGTCGAGGTCGTCGGTACTCTCGACGCCCGCGTTCGTGATCCGCTCGCCGAGCATCTGGTAGCCTCCGCAGAGGCCGACGACCGGGCCGTCGAACGCTCGCAGGTTCTCGCCGAACCCCGCGTCGTGGAGCGCCCGGAGGTCGTCGACCGTGTTCTTCGACCCGGGCACGACGACGGCGTCGGCATCACCGAGGGAGGCGTCGAGGGGGAGATAGGCCACCCGGACGCCGGGCTGGCGGGCCAGCGGTTCGAGGTCGGTCATATTGGAGGCCCTAGGGAGTCGCGGGACGGCGATCCGGACGCTCTCCTCGTCGGGGACGCCGTCGTCGCCGTGGACGGCCCGTTCGCCTTCGGCCGGGAGCGACACGCTGTCCTCCTCGGGGAGTCCGGGGTCGTCGTACGGGAGCACGCCCAGGATCGGCACACCCGTCCGGTCCTCGAACTCCGCGATGCCGGACGCCAGCAGCGAGCGGTCGCCCCGGAACTTCGTGATGGCCGCGCCCACGACGCGGTCGCGGAGATCCTCGGGCATGAGTTCCAGGGTCCCGACGAGCGAGGCGAAGACCCCGCCGCGTTCGATGTCCGCGACGAGGAGGATCCGAGCATCAGAGAACCGCGCCGTCTCGACGTTTGCCAGGTCGCGCTCGCGGAGGTTCGGTTCCGCGATCGAACCTGCTCCTTCGGCGACGATCACCTCGTGGTCGGCGGCGAGTCGGGCGAACGAGTCGCGGGCCGCCTCGAGCGCGTCGTCCCAGTGCTCGTCGTAGTACTCCCCGGCGCCGTAGTGGGCGACGGCCTCGCCCTGCAGGACCAGCTGGGACTCGCCGTCCCCGCGGGGCTTCAGGAGAACCGGGTTGTGGTCGGTCGTCGCCGGGACGCGAGCGGCCCGCGCCTGGACGTACTGCGAGACGCCGATCTCGCCGGTCGAGCCGTCCGGATCGGCCACCGCGCGGGCGTTGTTGCTCATGTTCTGGGCCTTGAACGGGGCGACGTCGACGCCCCGGTCGGAGAGCAGACGACAGCAGCCGGCGGCGACGGTGCTCTTGCCGACGTGGCTGGCGGTGCCGGCGACGAGGATCGTCCGCGCCATCTGACTCCGCTTCGACCGGCCGGCACACGAGTCTTCCGGGGTCCAACCGCCGCCTACATGCCGACGGACACCGTCTCCCAGACGATGACAGGCGCGAGAATTCCGGGTCGGCAAGAGACACTCGGGAGGCGAGGATGGCGGTCGCTGCGGTAGCGCTCGACCTCCTGCTGGTGGCCGCGGCCGTCGTCGCGCTGTGGTACGGCGGGCTCCGGTTCGTCGAGTCCGCCTCGGCCCTGGCGCGGCGGCTGGGCGTCTCGGACCTCGTGATCGGGTTGACCGTCGTCGGCTTCGGGACGTCGCTCCCGGAGTTCGCAGTGACCCTCGACGCCGCCGTGGTCGGACGGGCCGACATCGCCGTCGGGAACGTCGTCGGCTCGAACGTGTTCAATCTCGGTCTCGTTCTGGGAGCGGTCGCGCTGTTCGGGTCGGTCACGGTCTCGCGGACGCTCGTCCGCCGGGACGGGAGCGCCGTCGTCGCCAGTACCGTCCTCGCAGGCCTGGTCTGCTGGGACCTGACGGTCACCCGGCTCGAAGCCGGACTGCTGTTCGCCGCGTTTCTGTCCTACCTGCTCCTCGTCGTGATTCGAGAAGTTCAGGGCGAACCGGCGGCCGGGGCGACCGAAGCGGCGACCCTCCGCACGGGACTGACTTTGGTCGTCGGCCTCGCGTCGATCGTGCTGGGCGCGAACCTGATGGTCGGTTCGGCGGCCGATCTCGCGCGGGTGGTCGGCCTCAGCGAGTGGGAGATCGGCGAAACCGTCGTCGCCGCTGGCACGTCGTCGCCAGAGTTCGTCGCCTCGCTCGCCGCCGCCCGCCGCGGGTTCGGCGACGTGGCCGCCGGCAACCTGCTGGGCAGCAGCGTGTTCAACCTGCTGGGCGTGCTGGGACTGGCCGGACTGCTCGTCCCGCTGTCGGTCGCGCCGGCCGCCGCGACGAGTCTCGTCTGGCTGCTCGGACTCAGCGCCCTCGCGGTGGTGCTGCTCGCGACCGGCGGCGGTATCTCGCGTATCGAGGGCGTCCCGCTGGTACTCGTGTCCGTGGCCAAGTGGGTCGTCGATCTGGTCTGATCGTCCGCAGGAGCGTGTGACTGTGGGGAGAGCGCGTCGCGCCCGTCCGCCACGAACTACGAGGGGAGGGGGTGGGTAATGTGTCTTGTGGCAGTCGTTCGACGCGCGTCGGACGGCCGTCTGTCGGTTTTCAGAATTCCGTTCCCTTCCGCGCACCCTGCCCGGCCTCGATCGGATGGGACTCCTTCCCGACCTGGGTGACCAGATCCGCCAGGTCGGTGACGTACTCGGGCCGATCGTGCCCGC
Above is a genomic segment from Halorientalis sp. LT38 containing:
- a CDS encoding calcium/sodium antiporter; this encodes MAVAAVALDLLLVAAAVVALWYGGLRFVESASALARRLGVSDLVIGLTVVGFGTSLPEFAVTLDAAVVGRADIAVGNVVGSNVFNLGLVLGAVALFGSVTVSRTLVRRDGSAVVASTVLAGLVCWDLTVTRLEAGLLFAAFLSYLLLVVIREVQGEPAAGATEAATLRTGLTLVVGLASIVLGANLMVGSAADLARVVGLSEWEIGETVVAAGTSSPEFVASLAAARRGFGDVAAGNLLGSSVFNLLGVLGLAGLLVPLSVAPAAATSLVWLLGLSALAVVLLATGGGISRIEGVPLVLVSVAKWVVDLV
- a CDS encoding DUF2249 domain-containing protein yields the protein MTTDVDVRDWPETERRERLFDRLERADSGDEFEIVADRDVDPHLVRYQIDCDRALDWEYADPDAEPRELRVTVGESLDGTLGTIDVRDLKPQRRHEALLGIFDELGADEGFVLVNDHDPKPLYHELRSMHGDVVDWEYASQGSEWRVEVAKTGESDAADEDVVTRYDVRDIPKPERHPTIHHRYGMIPEGGTMELIAPHEPRPLHQEFRQRYGDSFTWEVVESEPGRCRVQVTKGEDAGGDDGSSGTDADAAPSSAGDDEIEITEELDVRDLPPAQRHERIFDAYDELATGEGFVLVNDHDPKPLYHQFEAEAGPEFRWAYRQKAPGEFRVVIGKAEGSADSPGAGETEAPF
- a CDS encoding cobyric acid synthase, whose product is MARTILVAGTASHVGKSTVAAGCCRLLSDRGVDVAPFKAQNMSNNARAVADPDGSTGEIGVSQYVQARAARVPATTDHNPVLLKPRGDGESQLVLQGEAVAHYGAGEYYDEHWDDALEAARDSFARLAADHEVIVAEGAGSIAEPNLRERDLANVETARFSDARILLVADIERGGVFASLVGTLELMPEDLRDRVVGAAITKFRGDRSLLASGIAEFEDRTGVPILGVLPYDDPGLPEEDSVSLPAEGERAVHGDDGVPDEESVRIAVPRLPRASNMTDLEPLARQPGVRVAYLPLDASLGDADAVVVPGSKNTVDDLRALHDAGFGENLRAFDGPVVGLCGGYQMLGERITNAGVESTDDLDVVDGFGLLPVETRFETAKDVEPVARELRGVGPLAGAAGSITGYEIHMGRTRLTGEVERPFPADGERAAEGAAIERVLGTYLHGLFENRIVREAFLDAVFADAGLDRPADGGVADSADGGIDAAADRAAALLREHLDLAPIGF
- a CDS encoding HTH domain-containing protein, whose protein sequence is MPEAGRETQFTESEVLDVFTGREDYAEPLTATEVAERLECSRRTALNKLHALSEKTEVTSKKVGGRSRVWWIPVHVDN
- a CDS encoding AAA family ATPase, with amino-acid sequence MVEAFAVASGKGGTGKTTSTLALGMALAEEYDVTVIDADTGMANLLFHAGLSSVDTTLHDVLVAGGAPVEAAVYDRFGMSVVPCGTSLAGFEAAEPERLREVVATLAADTDVILLDSPATLGSKSAVLPIVLADRVVVVLQPTIPALSDGLKVQEYAHSYGTETAGTIFNKVTEPDDVESVAEKSRRYFDGPTLATVPDSDAAREARRAGEPLLAHAPATEAAAAYREAARTLDVRSGEADDVAARFRSAVIPDPR
- a CDS encoding CBS domain-containing protein, translating into MDCTDILTTEFPSIDASTRVAKLVSAFTDRAARVVVVTDDDGFVGVVNRRQLLASKHDPDERVANVVRDDPPRIEPTEDVRETARLMIESELSTLPVFEDGTFRGVVTAENLVAAVQPNLDALDVDDVYTRDLISIGPETTMGEVINTVRERRISRVPVIDETDAGGGVRREVLGMVSLADLVGFIVRSTSKQQGGDHEGFDGHDGGGSNDTFQSHGGFGERAGDEDRLLDLPARDVMNVPVATITPSTSLEAAADEMLSNGFASLVVVDGDDQPVGILTMTDVVRSLTWTEAEPFRIQIFGVDLLTGMSREEVAELVEEIDEKYAEMDLIEAYVVLQAHTERQRGTPLVRATIRLFTNKGRFAGTGEEYGAAPAIRGARDNLERNVLDDKEYADSKKRSPGDREDAQKLLGWWLEA